Within the Syntrophorhabdales bacterium genome, the region GAGGGCCTTATGCTCTGAGTTGAGGTTGACGAGTTCCGGGGGTGCATACGCGCATAGGTGTGGATCACCCGACTTAGAGGAGGAAGGAGGCGAGCGTCTCGCTCGTCGTCTTTCTTTCCTCTCCCTCTCTTTGCGGGGGGCACCCTCGGGACGGTGGACTGCGGCCAACCCCTCCGCGGCCAGTTGGTTGAGAAAGGCCGTAATCTCCTCTGGGGCTTCCCTGGGTACGTCTCTGGCATGAGCACCCAGTTCTTCCAAGAGGTCATCCAGGGTGTGGCTTCCATCAAGGAGTCTTGCCAGGTAGACCCCGGTGGGATTCAGGCCGAAGCCTTTACCGGTATCGGGATCGAAGAGCACTGCCCAGTCGTCGAACTCCTCGCGAAGCACAACGTGAGGATTCCGTACGGGCCTGTCGCTGCTGTTCACGATGCTGCTCTCGGTTTCACTTAAAATGCAATACACGTGCCAACACGTCCGTGCTTTGAATCATCACAAGAACCCCCTGCACTGCCGATGGTCTCCGTACCGTCCGCAGTAAACGTGAGAAAGCAATACACGGTCCGAGCATCATCACCACGCAATAGTGCGCAGACTGGGAAGATAAATGTAACAGGTTCAGGAAATAGAGGTTGCGGGTGTCGTACTGAATCTTCTGCCATCACACGACACCCGCCCGCTTCCCGCTCTTGTCCTGCTCCGTCCCTCAGGCAAGGGGTCTTTCAAGGGGGATCGAGATCTGTCCGATTTTTGTGGCGAAGAACACGCGTGCTTTTCGCGACAGGTAGACGAAGCATCGAATTGCAGCGGTTGCAGCAAGCCATAACACGATCAGAGCCAACGGTACGGCGAAACCGCTATTGACCACAAACAAGTTTTCCATGATACCCTCCTTTTTTAGAGGCCCTTGGCTTGTGCCCAGGCAAGAACTAAAGGTTGATCATCTTGTCCGCTTTCCGCCAGAAGAGCCTTCTGGACGTCCGCAACATAAGGATGGTCAGGATAGCAGATCAAGCAGATGTAGGACGTCAGCGTCGCGGCCACCAGTAAGAAAAAGACCACTACCAACACCACTCTCGTTACTTGTTTCATGGTTGTTCCTCCTTTTGGAAAAGTACGTGAATGGATCTTACTCGGTCCTTGCATGAGGTTGTCTCCTGTCTGCTTGGGGCTCAGTCGATCAGCGCCTCGGTCGCCATTTCAATGGCCTGCTGGGATGGTTCCAGCGCAAACGGCGATCTGGCACTGATCTCCCGGCCGAGCAGTACTAAGGACACGATTACCAGGATGACGGCCGTCACATGTGCTGCTACCACAAGGCGTTCTTTCATGGGGATTACCTCCTTTATGCTTCGTTACTAGCAGTTTAGGGCGGAAGGTCCACTTTGTGAATAGGACGTAAAATGGTGTAAAGTATGACGCTAATAGTAATACTTATAGGAGTGACAGGAGATAGGATCGGAGGTTTGTCTTCCCTTTATTGAGGTCCAGCTTCTTTCTGATCAGAAACCGTTGCTTGTCGATGGCTTCCTTGGTTACATGCAATGCTTCCGCGATATCCTTGCTGGTTCTTCCCGCCTTGATCAAATCGACAATCTCAAGTTGACGCGGGGTGAGGTTGAAGGCGCGTAGATTATCGAGAAAAGGAGAGAGGATTTCTCTGAGATTCGTTTGGATAAAGCCGACCATGGTCGCGCTTTGAGGCTCGAGCCTGCTCTTTATAAGCTTCTCGACATGCGGGAGTACAAGTTGCTTTACATTTGCCACAAAGCGTGCCTCAAGTTCTTTTCTGTCTTCCTCTCGGTGTTTCAGCAGCACCTTCAGCGCAGCGTTTGCTTCCTGAAGGCTGAGGCGCTCTGCTTCGAGAGCCTTCTCAGCTTCTCTGCGCGTTTCGATTTCCTTTTCAAGCTGCCGGCGTGCCTGCATCCGGGCTATGATCGTTCCCAGTTCCGCAGAGAGGAAGTCGAGCGTAAGTCGACCCTGCTCGGGTATCTTCGTCCCGTCCGGATAGCCGACTGTGAGAGCACCGACCACCTGGCCCTCTCGCTGTATCGGGATCAATGCGCCGTAGGCTGGTCGGCCCTGGTCGCCTACAGGTTCGTAGACGCTCTTGCCTTTCATTACCGCGGACCACAACGCAGATCCTGCAGGTA harbors:
- a CDS encoding PqqD family peptide modification chaperone, which codes for MNSSDRPVRNPHVVLREEFDDWAVLFDPDTGKGFGLNPTGVYLARLLDGSHTLDDLLEELGAHARDVPREAPEEITAFLNQLAAEGLAAVHRPEGAPRKERERKERRRARRSPPSSSKSGDPHLCAYAPPELVNLNSEHKALGNCYTGTGICCESGSSTTGCSGGGGGNSNDCGSGNSAHNCSGGSTVGCWNPCTGICCAGLTDAVMCHGGITTSCCNSGNSPSSPITCGYGGSPSSHGSCSTGVGAC